A window of Pedococcus badiiscoriae genomic DNA:
CAGGAACCCGGCATACCCCTGGCCGTGCGGCGGGGGCGCGGACTCGATGGTCTGCTCGTCCTCGGCGTGCACGATGACGAGCGCGTCGAACGTGGCTGTCTCCGCGAGCGCCTCGCGCAGCTCGGAGGCGGACAGGTGGGGGAACTCGTCGACGCCGGAGTGCAGCAGGAAGCACTTGAAGCCGAACACGCCAGCCTCGTGGAGCGGTCGCAGGTCTGGCAGGTTGCCGGGCACGGCCCCGCCCCAGAAACCCACGTCGACGTAGGACTGGTCGCGGGCCACGGCCCGCTTCTCCTTCAGCGCGGCCACCGTGACCGTTGGCGGGATCGAGTTGAGCGGCATGTCGATGATCGTCGTGACGCCGCCGGCCGCTGCGGCACGGGTGGCGCTCGCGAAGCCCTCCCAGTCGGTGCGACCTGGTTCGTTGACGTGCACGTGGGCGTCGACGAGACCCGGCAGCAGCACCTCGTCGTCTTTCAGCTCGACGACGCGGGCACCGGGCACGTCCGTGTCGTACGGGTCGATGGCCACGATCCGCCCGTCCGCGACCGAGACCGCGACGGCCACCTCGGCCCCGTCGACGACGGCGCGCCTCGCCCGGAGCACCACTTCTGCCGTCACGCCCGACCTCTTCCCGGAGCCGTCCACCGCACTTGCCATGACCGTAATCCCTGCCTCAGCTCGCCGCTGCCGGTGTGGCGGAACGAACCGCGTCCACGACCCTGTTGCGATGGCGGCCGAGCACGCCGCCGTCAACGCAGACGAGGTCCCCGTGACGCAGGTAGGGCTTCGGCTCCGGCTGCCCCATCGCCACCCCCGCAGGGGTGCCGGTGATGACGAGGTCTCCGGGCTCGAGCGTCATGAGGCCGCTGACGTAGCAGAGCAGCTCGGGCACGGAGAAGAGCATGTCGCCGGTCCACCCGTCCTGGCGAGGCGCGTCGTTGACCGACAACCGCAGGCGTACGTCGGCGGGGTCGCCCAGCTCGTCGGGGGTGACCAGCCACGGGCCGACCGGGCAGAACGTGTCGGCCGACTTGCCCTTGGTCCAGGTGCCTCCGCGTTCAAGCTGGAGCGCACGGTCGGAGACGTCGTGGGCCAACACGTAGCCGGCGACGGCCGCGAGGGCTCGGCCAGGGTCGCGCTCGTCCTTCAGCGGCGCCCCTAGGATGACGCCGAGCTCCACCTCGTAGTCGGTGGTGACCGACTGCGGCAGCAGCTGGATGTCATCGGTGGGACCGCAGACCGAGGTCGACGCCTTGAGGAAGACGACAGGCTCGGTGGGCAGTGGCACCCTCGCCTCGGCGGCGTGGTCCCTGTAGTTGAGCCCGATCCCGACGACCTTGCCCGGTCGGGTGAAGGGCGCGCCGAAGCGGGTGGCGTCGCCGTGGAACGGTGCGAGGCAGTCGGCGTCGATGGACGCGAGCCGTCCGAGGAAGGCTCCATCGACCTCGCCCGTGTGCCCGCCCAGGTCGAGCAGGCTGCCATCCGGGGCCACCACGACGGGTCGTTCTGACCCGGGACGCCCGGCCCGCGCCACTCTCATCGGACACCGCACAGGTGCTCGCGCGCGATGCGCGCGCCGAGGCGTTCCAGCAGGGGTCCCGGCGCGTCCAGGGCCTCCTGTCGCGTGCCCGCCTCATCGACCAACGCGTATGCCGCGCAGAGCCCGGCCGCGGCCAGCTCGCCGTGTGTCAAGGTGACCTGCCCCGCCACTGCCACGGCGGCCACGCCCTTGTCGCGCGCCAAGGCGGCCACGGCGGCCGGCGCCTTGCCGTGCAGCGTCTGGGCGTCGAGCGATCCCTCGCCGGTCACGACGAGGTCGGCGGCGCCGACGGCATCAGCCAGGCCGGTGAGCTCGGCGACGACCTGCGCACCGGGCCGGGGCACGGCTCCGAGCACGGCCATCAGGGCGAAGCCCACCCCGCCGGCGGCTCCCGCCCCTGGTCGGTCGCGGTGGTCGTGACCCGTGGCCGCAGCCACGACCGCGGCCCACCTCGACAGGGCGGCGTCGAGGCGCTCGACGTCCTCAGGGCCCGCACCCTTCTGCGGGCCGTAGACGGCAGCAGCGCCGGTGCGACCGGTGAGGGGGTTGTCGACGTCGCAGGCGACCACGAGCTCGGCCTCGGCCAGCGCCGGGTGCAGCTCGCTGAGGTCGAGCGAGACGACATCCTCGAGAGCTCCACCGCCGTCGCGCAACGCGCGTCCGTGGCGGCCGCTCAGGCGCGCACCGAGCCCACCCAGGAGCCCGGCACCGCCATCGGTGCAGGCGCTGCCGCCGATCCCGACGACGATGCGGCGCGCCCCGGCGTCCAGCGCGGCGGCGATGACCTCGCCGGTGCCACGGCTGGTGGCGCCGAGCGCGTCCGACCGGCCCCCGGGCAGCTGGGCCAGCCCGGACACCTGGGCCAGCTCGACCACGGCGTCGGTGCCTCGCCGGGCATAGGACGCGGCGCACGGGACCCCCGTGGGTCCGGTGGCCCGCACCGGCACACGGGTGAACCCGGCAGCAACGGCTGCGTCGAGGGTGCCGTCACCCCCGTCGGCGACGGGGACGACGACCACCTCGACGTCGGGCATCACCGATCGCAGCCCGTTCGAGAGGTGCCCGGCGACCTCGTCGGCCGTCAGGGTGCCCTTGAACTTGTCGGGCGCGAGCAGGACGCGAGGCATCGACAGCCCTAGTCCAGGTTCGCGAAGAGCGCGGTCGGGGCATCGGCGCCGCCTTCGGCCAGCTCCTCGAACTCGGTCACGCTGGCGATCGACAGACCCATGGAGACGTTGGTGACCCGCTCGAGGATGACCTCGACGACGACGGGGACGCGGTACTCCTGCGCCATGCCCTTGGCCTTCTCCAGGGCCGAGTAGATCTCCTCAGGGTCGGTGACGCGGATCGCCTTGCAGCCCAGGCCTTCGACGACCTTGACGTGGTCGACGCCGTAGCCGCCGACCTCGGGACTGTTGATGTTGTCGAACGACAGCTGGACGCAGTAGTCCATGTCGAACCCGCGCTGCGACTGCCGGATCAGGCCGAGGTAGGCGTTGTTCACCAGGACGTGGATGTAGGGGATGTTGAACTGCGCCCCGACCGCAAGCTCCTCGATCATGAACTGGAAGTCGTAGTCGCCGGACAGGGCGACCACGGTCTCGTCCGGGGCTGCCGTCGCCACGCCCAGGGCTGCCGGGACGGTCCAGCCGAGCGGACCCGCCTGGCCGGCGTTGATCCAGTGCCGGTCCTTGTAGACGTGCAGCAGCTGGGCCGCCTGGATCTGGGACAGCCCGATGGTGGAGACGTAGCGGACGTCCTTGCCGAAGGCGCGGTTCATCTCCTGGTAGACCCGCTGCGGCTTGACCGGGGTGGCGTCGAAGTTGGTCTTGCGCAGCATGGTCCTCTTGCGGTCCTGGCAGGACTGCGCCCAGGCGCTGCGGTCGGCGAGCCCAGCGGCACCCTGCCGTTCGCGGGCGACCTCGACGAAGAGCTGGAGCGCGGCCTTGGCATCGGACACGATCCCGTAGTCCGGGGCGAAGACGCGTCCGATCTGGGTCGGCTCGATGTCGACGTGCACGAACGTCCGGCCCTTCGTGTAGGTCTCGACGTCACCGGTGTGCCGGTTGGCCCAGCGGTTGCCGACGCCCAGGACGAAGTCGGACTCGAGCATGGTGGCGTTGCCGTAGCGGTGGCTGGTCTGCAGCCCCACCATCCCGGCGTTGAGCTCGTGGTCGTCGGGGATCGCGCCCCACCCCATCAGGGTGGGAACGACCGGCACCCCGGTCAGCTCGGCGAACTCGACCAGCAGGTCGGCAGCGTCGGCGTTGATGATGCCGCCGCCCGCCACGATCAGCGGGCGTTCGCTGGCGGCCAGCAGGTCGAGCGCCTTCTCGACCTGGGGTCGCGTGGCGGCCGGCTTGTAGGTCGGCAGCGGCTCGTAGGTCTCGACGTCGAACTCGATCTCGGCCATCTGGACGTCGATCGGCAGATCGATCAGGACCGGGCCGGGCCGACCCGAGCGCATCAGGTGGAAGGCCTGCTGGAACGTGCCCGGCACCTGGGCGGGTTCGAGGACGGTGACCGCCATCTTGGTCAGCGGCTTGGCGATCGAGGCGATGTCGACGGCCTGGAAGTCCTCCTTGTGCAGCTTGGCGACGGGCGCCTGGCCGGTGATGCACAGGATCGGGATCGAGTCGGCGCTGGCCGAGTAGAGGCCGGTGATCATGTCGGTGCCTGCGGGGCCGCTGGTGCCGACGCAGACGCCGATGTTGCCGGCCTTGGCGCGGGTGTAACCCTCGGCCATGTGCGAGGCGCCCTCGACGTGGCGGGCGAGCGTGTGGTGCAGGCCGCCGTTGGTCTTCATCGCCTTGTAGAAGGGGTTGATCGCGGCTCCGGGCAGCCCGAAGACGTGGGTCACCCCTTCCTTCTTGAGGATCTCGACGGCCGCTTGGGCCGCTGTCATGCGTGCCATGGGATTGCTCCTGGTCTGGTGGTGCTGGTCTGTGGGTGGGTCAGGGGGTCTGACCGGAGAGGCGCTGGACGCCGCGCAGGAGTGCGGAGTGGTCGAGTCCGCCGTCGCCGTTGGCGCGGGCCGAGGCCATCAACTGGGCGACGAGCCCGCCGAGGGGTACGACCACCCCTGCCTCACGGGCTGCGCTGGTCACGATCCCGAGGTCCTTGTGGTGCAGGTCGATCCGGAACCCCGGCTCGAACGACCTGGTCGTCATGTTGCCGCGCTTCTGGTCGAGCACCTTCGAGCCGGCCAAGCCCCCACCGAGCACGTCGAGCGCAGGACCGAGGTCGACGCCATAGGCCTCGAGGAAGACGACCGCCTCGGCCAGGGCCTGGATGTTCGCGGCGACGATGAGCTGGTTGGCCGCCTTGACCGTCTGCCCTGCGCCGTTGCCTCCGACGTGGACGACTGTCTTGCCGACCGCGTCGAAGAGCGGCTTGGCCTGCTCGAAGTCCTCGGCCGAGCCGCCGACCATGATCGACAGCGCGGCGTTCTTCGCCCCGGCCTCGCCACCCGAGACGGGTGCGTCCAGGAGGCGGAAGCCCTTCTCCTGCGCGGCCTTCGCGAGCTCGACGGTCACGTCCGGGCGGATGCTGGAGAAGTCGATGACCAGCGTGCCCTCCTTCGCGTTGGCGAAGACGCCGTCCTCGCCGAGCAGGACGTCCTGCACGTCGGGGCTGTCGGGCACCATGACCGCGACCACCTGTGCGTCACGGACCGCGTCCGCGATGGAGGCCGCCGCGGCGCCACCGGCGTCGACGAGGGGCTGGGTCTTGTCGGGGTGCAGGTTGTAGCCCGTGACGTCGTGCCCTGCGTCCTGGAGGTGGACGGCCATGGGGCTGCCCATGATGCC
This region includes:
- a CDS encoding glycerate kinase, with amino-acid sequence MPRVLLAPDKFKGTLTADEVAGHLSNGLRSVMPDVEVVVVPVADGGDGTLDAAVAAGFTRVPVRATGPTGVPCAASYARRGTDAVVELAQVSGLAQLPGGRSDALGATSRGTGEVIAAALDAGARRIVVGIGGSACTDGGAGLLGGLGARLSGRHGRALRDGGGALEDVVSLDLSELHPALAEAELVVACDVDNPLTGRTGAAAVYGPQKGAGPEDVERLDAALSRWAAVVAAATGHDHRDRPGAGAAGGVGFALMAVLGAVPRPGAQVVAELTGLADAVGAADLVVTGEGSLDAQTLHGKAPAAVAALARDKGVAAVAVAGQVTLTHGELAAAGLCAAYALVDEAGTRQEALDAPGPLLERLGARIAREHLCGVR
- a CDS encoding 2-hydroxy-3-oxopropionate reductase; amino-acid sequence: MTDCRTTTKEHDMTSIAFIGLGIMGSPMAVHLQDAGHDVTGYNLHPDKTQPLVDAGGAAAASIADAVRDAQVVAVMVPDSPDVQDVLLGEDGVFANAKEGTLVIDFSSIRPDVTVELAKAAQEKGFRLLDAPVSGGEAGAKNAALSIMVGGSAEDFEQAKPLFDAVGKTVVHVGGNGAGQTVKAANQLIVAANIQALAEAVVFLEAYGVDLGPALDVLGGGLAGSKVLDQKRGNMTTRSFEPGFRIDLHHKDLGIVTSAAREAGVVVPLGGLVAQLMASARANGDGGLDHSALLRGVQRLSGQTP
- a CDS encoding fumarylacetoacetate hydrolase family protein, with amino-acid sequence MVAPDGSLLDLGGHTGEVDGAFLGRLASIDADCLAPFHGDATRFGAPFTRPGKVVGIGLNYRDHAAEARVPLPTEPVVFLKASTSVCGPTDDIQLLPQSVTTDYEVELGVILGAPLKDERDPGRALAAVAGYVLAHDVSDRALQLERGGTWTKGKSADTFCPVGPWLVTPDELGDPADVRLRLSVNDAPRQDGWTGDMLFSVPELLCYVSGLMTLEPGDLVITGTPAGVAMGQPEPKPYLRHGDLVCVDGGVLGRHRNRVVDAVRSATPAAAS
- the gcl gene encoding glyoxylate carboligase, yielding MARMTAAQAAVEILKKEGVTHVFGLPGAAINPFYKAMKTNGGLHHTLARHVEGASHMAEGYTRAKAGNIGVCVGTSGPAGTDMITGLYSASADSIPILCITGQAPVAKLHKEDFQAVDIASIAKPLTKMAVTVLEPAQVPGTFQQAFHLMRSGRPGPVLIDLPIDVQMAEIEFDVETYEPLPTYKPAATRPQVEKALDLLAASERPLIVAGGGIINADAADLLVEFAELTGVPVVPTLMGWGAIPDDHELNAGMVGLQTSHRYGNATMLESDFVLGVGNRWANRHTGDVETYTKGRTFVHVDIEPTQIGRVFAPDYGIVSDAKAALQLFVEVARERQGAAGLADRSAWAQSCQDRKRTMLRKTNFDATPVKPQRVYQEMNRAFGKDVRYVSTIGLSQIQAAQLLHVYKDRHWINAGQAGPLGWTVPAALGVATAAPDETVVALSGDYDFQFMIEELAVGAQFNIPYIHVLVNNAYLGLIRQSQRGFDMDYCVQLSFDNINSPEVGGYGVDHVKVVEGLGCKAIRVTDPEEIYSALEKAKGMAQEYRVPVVVEVILERVTNVSMGLSIASVTEFEELAEGGADAPTALFANLD